One Alnus glutinosa chromosome 3, dhAlnGlut1.1, whole genome shotgun sequence genomic region harbors:
- the LOC133864966 gene encoding ATPase GET3B produces MASRCVASTFSPPLHGLAARISMATVGLVSCSPKSLKPLSISKSFSSISLSATRKSLTKSLQVRSVAAAAEGVSVFDDMVSGTERKYYMLGGKGGVGKTSCAASLAVKFANNGHPTLVVSTDPAHSLSDSFAQDLTGGTLVPVEGPDSPLFALEINPEKAREEFRTATQKNGGTGVKDLMDGMGLGLLAEQLGELKLGELLDTPPPGLDEAIAISKVIQFLELQEYSMFTRIVFDTAPTGHTLRLLSLPDFLDASIGKILKLKQKIASATSAIKSVFGQEQTQQDAGDKLERLRERMVKVRELFRDADSTEFVIVTIPTVMAVSESSRLRASLKKENVPVKRLIVNQILPPSASDCKFCAMKRKDQMRSLDMIRSDPELSSLTLVQAPLVDVEIRGVPALKFLGDIVWK; encoded by the exons ATGGCGAGTCGTTGTGTTGCTTCCACTTTTTCACCTCCTCTTCACGGCTTAGCCGCCAGAATTTCCATGGCAACGGTGGGTTTGGTCTCTTGCTCACCCAAGAGCCTCAAGCCACTCTCTATCTCCAAAAGTTTCAGTTCCATCTCTCTTTCCGCCACAAGAAAATCTCTCACAAAATCACTCCAGG TGAGATCGGTGGCTGCTGCTGCAGAAGGTGTTTCTGTGTTTGATGACATGGTTTCTGGGACTGAGCGGAAGTATTACATGCTAGGTGGAAAGGGAGGTGTAGGGAAGACGAGTTGTGCTGCCTCACTTGCAGTTAAATTTGCTAATAATGGGCATCCCACTCTAGTGGTTTCCACTGATCCGGCACATTCCTTGAGTGATTCTTTTGCGCAg GATTTGACTGGAGGGACTCTGGTACCAGTTGAAGGACCTGATTCTCCATTGTTTGCTCTTGAG ATAAACCCTGAGAAGGCTAGAGAAGAATTCCGCACTGCAACTCAGAAAAATGGTGGAACTGGAGTAAAAGATCTCATGGATGGTATGGGCCTCGGACTGCTTGCAGAACAG TTAGGAGAGTTAAAACTAGGAGAGCTGCTGGACACACCTCCTCCTGGTTTGGATGAAGCTATTGCAATATCCAAG GTGATCCAATTTCTTGAATTACAAGAGTATAGCATGTTTACTCGTATAGTATTTGATACTGCACCCACG GGTCACACTTTGCGGCTTTTGTCTTTGCCAGACTTCTTGGATGCATCCATAGGAAAAATATTGAAG CTTAAACAGAAAATAGCATCAGCCACCTCAGCCATCAAATCTGTTTTTGGGCAAGAACAAACACAGCAGGATGCT GGTGACAAGTTAGAGCGACTGCGGGAGAGGATGGTAAAAGTGCGTGAGCTTTTTCGTGATGCAGATTCAACAGAGTTTGTTATAGTAACAATCCCCACG GTGATGGCGGTTAGTGAGTCGTCTAGGTTGCGTGCCTCCTTGAAGAAGGAAAATGTTCCTGTGAAGAGGCTTATTGTTAATCAGATTCTTCCTCCTTCTGCCTCAGACTGCAAGTTTTGTGCCATGAAAAGAAAG GATCAGATGCGCTCTCTTGATATGATTCGGAGTGATCCAGAACTCTCCAGCTTGACACTGGTACAGGCACCACTAGTTGATGTGGAGATCAGAGGTGTTCCAGCTCTTAAATTTTTGGGAGATATTGTTTGGAAATGA
- the LOC133863936 gene encoding uncharacterized protein LOC133863936 — protein sequence MAARMLPKRLLSLLVRNQTQPQTGFLKEPFWQFLPYANAPLSRSEFCKRAIQTQTNPTSHANEDLENHEAGTLKPDCNAANVPSNTNSNDSSSVKYSAISNLKASLRHDLAMIFTCKVCETRSVKTVCRESYEKGVVVARCGGCNNLHLIADRLGWFGEPGSVEEYLAARGEEVKKGSVDTLNLTLEDLAGSKC from the exons ATGGCGGCGAGGATGTTGCCGAAACGACTACTCTCACTCCTCGTCCGTAACCAGACTCAGCCTCAGACCGGTTTCCTTAAAG AACCTTTTTGGCAATTTCTTCCTTATGCAAATGCACCCTTGAGCAGATCCGAATTTTGTAAAAGAGCGATTCAGACGCAAACAAATCCTACCAGCCATGCTAATGAGGATTTGGAAAATCATGAAGCTGGCACTTTGAAGCCTGATTGCAACGCAGCTAATGTTCCCTCCAATACAAACAGTAATGACAGCTCATCTGTGAAGTATTCTGCTATTTCCAACCTGAAAGCATCCTTAAGGCATGATCTTGCCATGATCTTTACTTGCAAGGTCTGTGAAACAAGATCTGTCAAAACAGTGTGTCGGGAATCATATGAGAAAGGGGTGGTGGTGGCACGGTGTGGCGGATGTAATAATCTACACCTGATTGCAGATCGTCTCGGATGGTTTGGAGAACCAGGAAGTGTTGAAGAATACCTGGCTGCTCGTGGCGAAGAAGTGAAGAAAGGTTCTGTTGATACCCTGAATCTGACGCTTGAAGATTTAGCTGGTAGCAAATGTTGA